atggcaaaaaaagagaacggcagatgaaaataaagataatacttcactcatttgaccgatcaaGTAAtacgtttccacctcagggcatatctaccgaaatccggcatactagaacttattctaaagctagaactacgcgcgacctgattctgacaagatacgtaggcaatccttaccaaggattcggtccaataaaaaaaacatatatcctttgtgcaaaaagtgttagacatataaaatacataaaaaagaggagaaataaaaataaatgaaaatgaaaaataaaaatacgcctttattgagaaataataagaaggaaaacaaagtgctaggaataaaaacaaacgcaactgaaataaataaagggcacctacaccctagccagaactacactactctagttcttctggatcatcaaataaagtcttgtagagagcaatgttcgcaggatccacccccacagtcttctgcggtgccccaatatcaatctccataagaaccggctcctggacactaacttccaaagatgccaaggcttcagaaacattctcagttatagcccgctcagcctcgagggcataggcaatggtgggagaaggattattatcatcaactagactagccactgtttctacaggcggctgagccttcctaacccatacattgttccggcgacgatctccgcgagagcttgcatttcttttaacaacagcaggccccttcatgttaggcatctttttaggcctgaaactggaacggggaggaactccctttcgctttcgatcatgacgagctttcacagtcttaacactataggtacgaggtttggcagaatcaggaccctcatacttaacacgaatacgaggtatcaaaagctcagccggctccccattacgagcctcggtcctcacatctttgtcatcggagctcatccacaacttgtagttttcagaaagacccacaaagccctTTGTAGCTActgcccaacgcgggagaccatcataatacttagcccacgctaagacccgtgtttgtgaaaaggccgctaccttaggtggtaccatatcagaaaaggggatagtctgccttaaaccatattgacgcatgactcggtaagggaaaatataaatgggacgagatagccccaacaaagaaacataaaccgatatatcagaaccccctgtcatagtagtcaaaccccaccatggtaccacccacttaatagaacaaatgccataagtaaaaaaggaggtccattcggcctcgtcctagccttggtgcaagtattttcggttacccaaagctatagggcgataatgtttaggatcggcaggagcttccaaaagtctaagccgttccgcaagccaaatctgcaaaaacaggtacgaccgaatcaaaagaatgaaaagaaagaaaaaaaaacgatTCCTGGGGcgtagtttcaacgcccaggaccaggcgccgaaaattccagcgcccagccctgggcgctgaaactcagccccaggcaaaaagaaatatatgcaaaagggacgtgtatgcgcgcaaagaaaaaaatcgattacctgcagtaatagggggcttcccttaaaatgttcagatttggcatccttcctcaactcatccgcactcagcaaagtctcggcaacaaccaacggcataatagaatagcaactttccatctggctaatcaaggggatcaaccttatgtcaccgaactcaccattgttattcgatagcaaataatgattcaaaaagcaaaatacaagggctcgaatattcaatttctgttcggtcatattcttactaggcctaaagtgatgttttacaagttttgccaagttaaccttatcatctacaacaatttcagcaaacatgtaatcatctagccctaggaaagcccttatggttgttttaccctcttcaatagtgccaggtagacctgtcaaacgggtcggttcgggtcgggtcagtgTCGGTCAACTTCGGGTTTGGGTTttatcgggtcggtcactttcgggttcgggttgataaatgcttgttcaagacccagagttttcgggttcgggttgacccaacgggttgagagcttttattaaacttttttattatgtattattttttatttttatatgtttttttacGGATTCAGATTGACCCAACGGGTtaaatgattattattattactattagttACTCGTATAATGAACCTAGATGTGCATGAAATTAAAagcattttaaatttttaacatTGAGAGATCCAattgataataatatagtatcGTCTGCTCATTAAATAGTAATGATGTCAGATTATCAGGTGCATTTTAAAGTTACACCAATTGGACATTTTAACAATAGTAGTAAAATCAAGTGTAAAGAATTTTAATAAAGAGAGATGAAATCATTTTAACAATTTTCAAAATCAAGTAGACAAATATCAGGATCAACCTGGTACTGTATGTGCTTAATTACAACTGCAACACAAGGACTCAACTAGCCTGAGTGATATAACATCAACTGCTAAAGAAACCcaagaaacataattaaagtttgGGAGTTGAGAAAGGAAGATATGGAGTGAGCCAAAAATCATAGCCATTGTTCCTAGTGGCCTAGTCCCTTATAACATAAATTACAATTTAACAACTGAAATTCACTTCTTGTATTAGCATTTACTTCGCAAGTTCCCAATTCAAGAATGTGGAGTACGTGGCTTTTCAAAATGTTAAGCTTTAAAACACATAGACTCACAGAGTAATATAGCTAAGCTAGGGGTACTTGTTTATCGATCTAATGTTGTGGTTGAACAATTTAGAACCGCCACCTCCCAATTTCTAGAGAAATACAACAGCAAGCATGAAAGAATCAGCAGCAAGCAACAAGCAtgaaagcagcagcagccttGGTCGATAAACCAGAGAGGATGAGAAAGCAtgaaagcagcagcagccttGGTCGATAAACCAGAGAGGATGAGAGCTTAGATATGCGGCTAGTAAACCAGGGAGGATGAGAGCTTGAGAGGAAAGAGAGATAGTGTTTGGGCGTTTGACGGCTCCTGAGTATGATACTTTAGTTTTAGggttttttgagatttttggttgttttttcaaaaaaaatctaaaaaaaaaaaaaaatcatttaaccACTAAACCCGACGGGTCATACCGGACCcgacccgttttggacccgaaaattccgggttgctcgggttcggataaaaacgGGTTTCGGGTTGgaaaatcttgttcaagacccgcttttttcgggtcgggttcgggtgggttttcgggtcgggtcgatttttgacaggtctagtgccaggggtaacaggagtagcattagtaggataaccaaggatcgcagcaaattcatcgggcaaaggacatatttcgttgccccgaaaggcaaaaacatgatgatcagagtcccaaaagcttagggcagcatgcagaaagttataatcaatattaatttgttgtaagcctaaaagtgcctctaagtggtattcttttaacaaagctttttctgtgggagtaagggcccgtagccaacgcctaacagtccgttggagtgagaaagtagggatcgacatggcaaaagcaatgaataattaaagcacaacaaaaggaaaagaaagaatttgagagtagtagaaaatagggacgtatatagcccctatatatagctgaacgcacccaatgacatcctgatcccattcggaaacgtgttaggaaatccgaaaatcaaatattaccaggaaaggactttcagcgcccacggctgggcgccgaaatgtttaacgcctggccttgggcgctgaaaatgcagcccaaggcccagatttcacaaaacacggaacaggaaaggacttaagaccgtgttgttaaacacgaggccctattgcgagtaggatcaagcccaaagcacctttagctcccaaataagcaagaaaaaaaatataacattaaaacttggtcgaaacttagactcgtctcataAAATGCTTGTGtacacttttaaaaaaaacgagttaaatatcatggttaTTCTTCggaacaccaaaaatatgtgtcgtcaagtcattggttttccaaataaaaaatgtttttctgtcaaagggttaatccgggccaagctaaaaccggatgtcgcctgaaaactaaagtcgcactccacggcttcgctaaagtagcacactactataaaaggtcgctcgcacatacgagcatgaccccaaacatgattacaagatgcgaaaaacaaaccgacgagccccagtgcttgggggctcgcgaaaaaatagactctaacaaggagcgcgcaatcaaaatcacattcccggactacgccatacaccatatcatgtttggatatctcaaaaaagaacaacaacaggttcgacctcatcgaaaggacgtcactgacacttgtgcacggtcctctgatcaaagaccaagtcgagccgtaaagactagctcaaaatcacgaaagcagacggtcgcaagacaaagatccgtctgaacacgttgtcagcccacgttcaggttacaactaaattcgagcatccctcgaaagaattcgctcttgcaagaatgaataaaaagaaattctcaaaagaaatcacaaagaaccaaagaaataggaacttgcccatcttcagtcggcaagatcgcgtcaccaactgcgcgagttcccaaatcgaaagaaacgaattcagggacgtccacccttagcggacagggctcgcccaccctcagcgggcggggtctgcgtcactagccgcgcaggtcctcagttttcgaaaaaataaaatcttcaaatttaaaataggctcgccatctttagccggtggggtctacgtcacaaaccacgtaggtccttattttcaaaaaagcaaaacaaatttcaaaatagattcgtccacttctatcggacggggtgtccaccctcagcggacaaggttcgccatctttagccggcggggtctacgtcacaaaccgcgtaggtccttattttcaaatttccaaaacagattcgtccacttctatcggacggggtgtccacccttagcggacaggctcgccatctttagccggcggggtctgcgccattaaaccgcgcaggtccttagtcgctgcagcgataatttttgctggattttccttcgttttacgtcctataaaaacaagggtgctggattttccttcgttttacgtcctataaaaacaagggtgctggattttccttcgttttacgtcctataaaaaccagggggttttctcgtttagctagccctgaaaatgagaatctttaaaaacactttttcctcgtgattgggcttggccaggcccaattacactttacagatttgattttgaaaacatctgtagctactcccaatgacaaagtgagggagtttctacgcacctttagatccttccaatgacaaagtgaggaagtttctatactatcagttgacaaatcccaatgacacgtgagggatatgtcgacacttcaagtgatgacccttaagtcaaatgttatcactcgggggctcgtgagaccctcgcaaaacaggtcacgtataccatggcttgtgtgacgcactccgtctaatactttgaccatcgtcttactccaagactcagtcaaagtgggggctaattgtagacacctacttttgtccccattcccgaaagggaaaagTTCGATGataaaagcataaatctccacttgacaacgcatctcctataaaataaacgaatctcaattccccatttcatttcacccgaaacctgctatttatggaaacctgctaaaaatagtaactgccgtaaagggtagcttctaaaagtggcaagtcataaaagatagaaacctgtcagaattaggtcttgcattccaacataaatcctaaatgagatagaaaaccgcgagaatcctcttcctaataggattcggaaataagagttacgtattaattaaaatcctaacgagcctagagttcgtaacgggcccagacgcattccgtcataaatttgatacgcgctaaaagactcgattaaatctcaaactctacggatttcaggaatccgaatctgactaaagaaaacagcccagaccctattttcaacgcctggctctgggcgctaaaaatacctgggtacgtgttttttcctaattctttgtggattagaactctgcaattctatctttccacgaactcttccctataaatagacccctaaattcgacgtgaaaagaacacaacaacacataattatattctgagtattgactccaacccttagcctaagcctctcgctgcgaaattgttcacgctgtcgcaatcgatccataaatcgaacagaacgtatcctgtcccataattgagattcgttaaataaaaaggagaaatagcaaagtcaaagtgggtagttttctgagaaccgtgacgcacctctcaagggtgcttcgtaatgtgtcccttttcgataatttaactgctttcctcgcccttcttatgaactgttaaactaacctaatctgattgttctatcacgcctaacaaatatcatatttttgggaaatcggattatcatgctaggtcccttaatgcaatttaaatcagataatcacgatcgaattagtattatatgttgcatattgctaaaatcaattcagattagtttaatagttaacgcatgtcccttcaattatttatgctgagctagtaaggatatcctgcctctggagttatcgacgagcgaagtactcctctcggtagttacagtcccccgaaccctcaatctctaccttgcgggtgtatgttgagagatccccacaccagggatcacaagggaacctacggccgtcgtggtcaaacataattgcactccctttatttcacgataaccgggttttgtcagtttttctcattgtcgttaaaaactgaatggcgactcctatattactagtcaattgggtgtaaactcacaggaaatccaattacacttgattgaataaaaagaatcgtcacacccactagggacgaggtcacgcattagcctcgtgctttttcgaccccctcacagacgGCGATGGTGCCGGTGGTTGAACGGCGGCGGAGCAGTTAAGGGGAGATGGTGAGTGGCGCGAAGAAGGGGAAGAAACAGGGGAGATTGGTGGGTTTTTCGATCGGGATTTTGGGAAGGGGAAGGGTGGTTCGCCGGAGTTTTAGGGGCGGAGGTTGGTTGGAGAGATGATGAgggtggctggaggtggtggtggttgtgggaGGTGGTGCGACGAGAGAAAAAGAGAACGAGACATGGGAGGCGAGAAGAGAGGAGGGAGCAGGGGAAGGAGGGTGTGCGTGCGGTGGTGTTGTAGGGCGACAGTGGTCTGGGTGGCTGGGAATgtcgctgaaggaaataatgcccttggtccaagtatgcattctatgttaagtctaataaatgcggttcagtattaattaacaagttaataattcagtgagatcaagtgagctgaatgcctagctagaggccgcttcagttcaagtggaattaatgatattaatccacagcttactcttgactgaacccgtagggtcacacaaatagtacgtaaacggatcaagtatttaatggcattaaatactccatctatggatattcggaatcgacggatcttggtttcagtgggagctgagatcgtcacaggcaagaaatgaatactccggaaacgattatattgccggaaacggaaatatggatcgtatcggaaatataaatattatccaagtcgtagatgttgccggaaacggaaacatggtacgtatcgggaaatattatcggaaatagaaatattgccggaatcggaaatattgccggaaacggaaatattgtctgaatcggaaatattatcggaatcggaaaataattccggattcggaaatgttaaatattgttcgtatcggaaatgaattacggattcggaaatttaatcggaagcgtatcgtacgaataagcatcggacgaggcctgccggacgagggcccagcacgaagccaggccatcgcccagcaagccaaagcgcgccacacgaacagccaaggccacgccaggcccagcgcaaggccaggcccagcaggccgtggcagcgcgcacagcgcgcgcagcgcgcgcagctgcaagcagtgggctgcgagcattgctgcagctcgcgtgggcttgtagctcgcgtgggccgtgcggccgtgtgggctgtgcgcgggcatggcctgcaggCTTGCGGGTCATACTcacgtaagtgtttgtgttcgcatacgaaacctaaaaagtgcagaattcgtttaatgattaagttcctaattctatttgataaattaataaaataagagttttattataattctaatttaattaattcgtatcctaataggattccaattctctttccatacccctataaatatgtggcctgggttcacaatttataacgagttttcaagtattcaaagtgagtttttgagagaaaaattcagtcacacatcttgctcaaaagtgccgaaaatttatagtaccttaagggcgattctagttggtcaatcttaaggcggatccggacgtgctgtggactatctacggagggacgacacttggagtcctaaagacttgttcttgttcggttcgggcgcagctagggaaggcacgcaacaaagagtatgcatctaaactatgctaaatgattatgtgtaaataatatgtattcctggcttaatggttgttttcgcatgatttatgaattgtcatatgtatcataacctaacagtggtatcacgagcctcttattattttcataatctaaattgcatgaacatggttaaatattacaaatttgcaagaattaaaaggggtgattaattttcgtaattgttaattaattgcaaattgcgtttatttaattatacgtacgcagtttttcggcagtttcttcgttactcatccaaatcgagtgatttttgtgtcaattccgcatgtaaaaggcattctaaaattttgacaaaaattagtatttttctgccgaacccagaattctcaaattcgaagcttaactatgacttttcgaaggttttagtttttcgaatgcaaaatttcgtaaatttaagatgttaaattaaatatttgcgattcttgttgataaatcttgaatttttgattgacctactgtatatgtttaacaagtttgaatgcctagccttgttaattatgcaatctaatttgtaattatgattaattagttgaaaattagaataatttagaattaatttgattttcataattaattataatttaattagaaacctatgattaaaaaccaccataaaaattgtaaatttatgataaattttaaatttttatgacctaggcttgaatccatgataatcggaaatcaattgaataataaattttcgatttttcgccctaaaattatgaaattaatattaatttattaatttgtcattaattttaaatataaattttaaatttttatgcgattcgttcatataacttgcacgcacaaagcaatggacgcttcgtgttacccttaaggggtgttgtatagtgcgggcatgcgacgacgagcaagggagctcgtcgcccgtgcggcacgaatgcaatgaacaagggcatggtgcacgagcacaaggcagctgccctgccttgtgtcgtgggccacgagctatggacgaatgggcatgggcgaaggaaaggcacggcagtcgcgtgtgggcagcaagcgagctgcgccacaacgcgcactgcctcgcgcaagcgcgcgcagcctcgcgcgcagcgagcgcaagctcgcgtgccacgagcgctgcgcccagtgtcgatcgcgcgcagcgagcaattcctcgcgcacagcgagcgatggctcgcgtgcatcgagcgctggagcgcgcgcagcaagcgatggctcgcgtgcatcgagcgctggcgcgcgcgcagcgagcaccaacttgtgcgatggcttgcgatgggtagatgcagcagctatgcgacgagcgcatgggctgcgcgcacatggccagcgatggttgtgtgcgtgtggcccatgggcgtgcgtgtggcccatgggagtgcgatgcgtagggtgtttgcattacgattagatcgttttgaatgtttaatttgaaattttcagtttacgtaattttaattaattttaaaattaataatttaaattattttcttggattttaattttgaatattgtaattataataaattttatttattctaattattttactaaaattaaaatcatgaattaatttaaatacgactgaaattaaattaaactttttggattcaattataaattcatatgggctttaaattttaattaaatttgtatgtttccggttagacttgaaatacatttttatgtttaaaattagtaaagcatatgaatttattggtttaagtggtagcgctttttagtcataaactcttgattaggtctacaaatccttaaggttaaaacaacttgattagaattaataaggactgaataattggttgattattggtgcccttgattaattgctgcaaatgtttacgtgatgcataatgtgttatactaaccagctatgtgggccattcatgataatgaatgggtgaatggtatatattgtatatgtactgttttgcaggttatgaagtgactagtatggcccaaataggatagaaaatatggtctgcgtaccattaatttgaatgtaattggtctaaagtaccaaagttgtttttcaattcaaatatggtctgcgtaccatcaaatagttgtaattagttttaattatagcttatcctatttgaagaaaatggtgcctcccacggagattttcgagatgaactttgaagttaaagcttcaagatgaagtcgggccatactagatcacatttatcttatgcatgctttaagttatttattgctttaaatatgtcttaattatgcatgagattgtggcttgattatgttgcatgattaaggattttagttcacttaaaaactaaccaacatagtaagagccttaagttccaaacttaaaaattgagttaaaaggtgccatgccaaaatatacacttgcttggatatcctttacatcaatctagtaatagttttcgctcagcggggtgttacttattggtcctaaaggggcaaggtacacaaataattgtgagtacatgttagttttggtgaaactcaacgatataagtaaggagtccttttatgtcgtggcaaaatcgataggtttacctgataagttcttagacgtacctatcaaccaagaatagtttctagactattagcaaaaggcttttgtttacctaagatattttaggattaagtcgacaaactgtgcttagttcttcaatgattttaggatcttggaatcattttattcacacctgccggaacacataacttgaataaaatgcttaataaacattgaattatgcatgtatgctagaatttaagtttattaagagaaactgtgaatggttatttatttgtttattcttttcaattgtagttttaatatggcaaacaacaatcaaaacatcatcataggttctaagcttatggtcaagctgaacctggcaaattttcttgaatgggaagctaagctagttgaaatagtcaaactcaatggacttgagtatatactgtcacatcccatgccaagctactatgccagagacatgacccctgagagattttacgcctgggatgcggatctcaaaaaggttatgagtctcatgctgaacaatatccctgatgattgggctagaaggtttgtagcctatgaaccttttacgctcatcaagaatctgagggatatctgtcgtggaagcacggaggacagggacctgaacgtccatgagttgattgaatcaatgtctggtctaaaggttagttctcccaacaggtgttataggatggatgtccaagaaacacatgttcagctccttcgcactaaacagagggtaggcgtcccactgaggttccatgtggatcttatgcggtcatactttgatcgcctaagtctactaggaacaccaataagcgaaaggatggcagtctctatcttgctcaattcactacacagtgggtttggtcgcttcaagcaactatacctaagtgaaccaagagaagaaacagttgcagaatttgttcaccttgtcagaaaggctgaaataatactggactgtgaagccaaagatttactcaaggctaaaaggagaccgttcaagaaaggtggaaagtccaagggcaatgctaaatcaaagcaggacaagtccacatcaagctgtctttattgtgatggaataggccattacaaaagagaatgtctaaagctaaaggaagatcagaagaacggaacagtcgttccatcttcaggtattttcgttatagactgtatacttgctaattcaacttcttgggtattagatacaggttgtggctcacacttatgttccaatccacagggactaagaagaa
This genomic stretch from Spinacia oleracea cultivar Varoflay chromosome 3, BTI_SOV_V1, whole genome shotgun sequence harbors:
- the LOC130470417 gene encoding uncharacterized protein produces the protein MTGGSDISVYVSLLGLSRPIYIFPYRVMRQYGLRQTIPFSDMVPPKVAAFSQTRVLAWAKYYDGLPRWAVATKGFVGLSENYKLWMSSDDKDVRTEARNGEPAELLIPRIRVKYEGPDSAKPRTYSVKTVKARHDRKRKGVPPRSSFRPKKMPNMKGPAVVKRNASSRGDRRRNNVWVRKAQPPVETVASLVDDNNPSPTIAYALEAERAITENVSEALASLEVSVQEPVLMEIDIGAPQKTVGVDPANIALYKTLFDDPEELE